The genomic interval ATAGTGAAGGGCTATTACTGCTCACTACTGATGGTAAGGTGAGCGAACAAATTCGCAGCAAAAATATAACTAAAGAATATTATGCACAGGTAGATGGATTAATTACTCCAGCTGCTATTAATCAATTGCAACAAGGGGTTGAAATTGGTGTAAGAAATGTAAAATACACTACCTTGCCCTGTAGTGCTTTTATCTTAAAAGAAGATCCCGGCTTTGCAACCAGAACAAAAAAAATACGCGACGATAGACATGGTCCTACTTGTTGGATATCGATTACACTTAATGAAGGAAAAGTACGTCAGGTGCGAAAAATGACTGCTGCAGTGGGATTTCCCACATTACGACTTGTTCGGGTACGAATAGGCAACATAAATTTAGATGGGCTTTCAGCAGGAGAAGTGATTGAATCTTCCTCCCTGCCACAGGATATATAAACTAGAGTTCTTAAGTTAAATATCTGAAATTCATTTGTTTATTTCCATAAAATAGCTACATTCGTTAAGCTTGCTTTAGTTCTATTCACTTATTTAAAACCTGCCTTATGAAAACAGTTGCAACTATTTTAAAAAACAAAGGGAGTGAAGTTAGTTTTGTGTCGCCCGACACTATGGTGCGTGATGCCTTAAAAATTATGGCCGAAAAAAACATAGGAGCCATCGTAGTGATGAACAATACCAAACTGGTGGGGATATTTTCGGAACGCGATTATGCGCGTAAAATTGTACTTAAAGACAAGTCTTCGAAGTCTACTGCTATCAGTGAAATTATGACCAGCGAAGATTTGGTTACTGTAAAACCAAGTACCTCAATTGACGATTGTATGGTATTGATGACTGAGCGTAGAATTCGTCATTTGCCTGTTGTTGAAAATGAGCAATTGCTTGGTGTTATTTCAATTGGTGATTTGGTAAAACACATCATTGAAGACCAAAAAATCACTATCGAAAACTTACAGAATTACATTAGCGGACAATAAAATTTAGTACGAAATAATTCTGAATTCGGTACGTCGGTTTTGTTGTTGCTCTTCTTTTGTGCATTTCACGCGATCGGCACAACGATTCGTAAGTTGCTTTTCGCCGAAGAATGTTGATTTGATTCTTCTTCCGGATATGCCCTTCTTAACTAGGTAATGCTTAGAAGCAGAAGCTCGCTTTTGCGATAATTTATAATTGTATTTATTGCTTCCTCTTGAATCGGTATGTGAATACATTTCAACTTTCATATCGGGATATTGTTTCATAATATCGGCCACATGATCGAGCTGTAACGCGGCATCCTTGCGGATGGTATATTTATCAAAGTTGTAGTAAATTGACTGAATTACAAAATCCTTTTCGAGTTTAAACTCAGTTTTTACGCCGTTTGTATCTTCCTTAGCCGGCTCTGGAATAGTTGCCTTTGTGCCTTTCTTTTTCTCCTTTTCCAATTTATCCGCATTCTTCTGCAGTAGTGCAAGCGCATCCGAAATGCTGTCGTTGTTCAATTTTGCAACAGCAGTATTTATAAAATTCAAAGGCTCCATCAACATACGTATGGTATCGTTGTTTTTCATGCGTAATATTGAATCAGCGGTAACCTCCATTTTAACTGTTTTAAAGCCATTTTTACTGGCCATAATTTCATATTCTTCGTTTGGTCGGAAGTTAAATTCGATTTTCCCTTTATCGTTGGTGATGGTTTCGGTTGATTCGCCGGAATGGATATTTTTAACCATTATGCTCGCAGCAGGTATTGGTTTTTTTAGTGGATCCATTACAATTGAGCGAATTGAAATGATACGACTTATTGGAATGATGGTATTGAATTTATAGATATCATCATCTCCTAAATTATTTAATCGATTACTTGAGAAATATCCTTCGGTTTCATCTTCATTCACTGTAATTCCAAAATCATCTTTAGATGAACTTAACGGATAACCAATGTTTCGTGGAGTTTCGTAGTTGCCATCTCTAAATCTTGAAAAGAAAATATCCAAACCGCCCAGTCCTCCTCTTCCATCGGTTGAAAAGAACAAGGTATTTTTACTATCAACATAAGGAAACATTTCATTCCCTTCAGTATTCACTTCAAAGCCTAAATTCACTGGTTTACTCCATTGGTTATTGGCATCAAGTGTACATTTAAAA from Bacteroidota bacterium carries:
- a CDS encoding pseudouridine synthase — translated: MTHRHFIFHKPFGYLSQFVCELKKKKLLGELYDFPEGTMAIGRLDEDSEGLLLLTTDGKVSEQIRSKNITKEYYAQVDGLITPAAINQLQQGVEIGVRNVKYTTLPCSAFILKEDPGFATRTKKIRDDRHGPTCWISITLNEGKVRQVRKMTAAVGFPTLRLVRVRIGNINLDGLSAGEVIESSSLPQDI
- a CDS encoding CBS domain-containing protein; amino-acid sequence: MKTVATILKNKGSEVSFVSPDTMVRDALKIMAEKNIGAIVVMNNTKLVGIFSERDYARKIVLKDKSSKSTAISEIMTSEDLVTVKPSTSIDDCMVLMTERRIRHLPVVENEQLLGVISIGDLVKHIIEDQKITIENLQNYISGQ
- a CDS encoding OmpA family protein, with translation MKKHSLIFAFLITSFFAKAQDYKMQLANSYYDNFHYVEAVEIYEDVIDEDSSNYEAIEKLAHSYRKLHDTNNSEKWYKKLTEHFPDNSLFSLYYAQALASNGKYDESKNGYKKFSKLKSTDSRGEVFVYAYENLNPFYEDSTLFTVKQVDFNTDHSEFSPIYYKSGLLFVSNRETFSLFERVFGWNNTPYLDLFYKNFSDGKISKFSKEINSKYHEGSAVFSKTLDTMYFTRSNYFDGKFKKSDENINKLKLFMAINKNNKWQNLTPFPYNDDQFSVGQPALSADNKTIYFASDMPGSMGGTDIFKCTLDANNQWSKPVNLGFEVNTEGNEMFPYVDSKNTLFFSTDGRGGLGGLDIFFSRFRDGNYETPRNIGYPLSSSKDDFGITVNEDETEGYFSSNRLNNLGDDDIYKFNTIIPISRIISIRSIVMDPLKKPIPAASIMVKNIHSGESTETITNDKGKIEFNFRPNEEYEIMASKNGFKTVKMEVTADSILRMKNNDTIRMLMEPLNFINTAVAKLNNDSISDALALLQKNADKLEKEKKKGTKATIPEPAKEDTNGVKTEFKLEKDFVIQSIYYNFDKYTIRKDAALQLDHVADIMKQYPDMKVEMYSHTDSRGSNKYNYKLSQKRASASKHYLVKKGISGRRIKSTFFGEKQLTNRCADRVKCTKEEQQQNRRTEFRIISY